Within the Echinicola sp. 20G genome, the region TAGTTGTACCCTTGGCAGCTTCGTGATCATATTCCCAAGAATTGGACAACCACACAGAGGAAGATGATGGAGATTCATACAATTCCCAAGCGCCCATTTCACCATTTAGTTTGGAAGTCCCAGTAAACCAGACAAAGTTATTAACTCCTTCACCAGAAATGTAACCTGTCCAAGCCACTTCCTGTCCATCAACATCGGCAGTAAGGCGTACCTCATAAGATCCTTTGCCTTCCACTTGGAAGCCTTTTTCCCAGACCCAAAGTTCTTGGCTCTCATTGTATACCGCTTCCACATCAACAGTCGCCTTAAATGCTGTCACAGGTACTGCCAAATGCGAATAAAGAATCATACTATAAACTCCTACGTTAATAGCAGCATAGGCCCAATTGCCAACAGCGATCTCCCTTGATCCTTCAGAGCCTTGATCATCAAACATGGTCATATCCGGAGCCATGCTGCTTTCAGGTGGCATGGTTGGCTTTTCCGACTGCTGTCCGTTTGGCTGTTCGTCATCTTTGGTACAAGACCCTAGCAGCACCAGTACTGCCAAAAAGATTCCTATCGATTTTTTCATAGTCATGTGGTGTTGGTTTAGTTTTCAAACGTGTTGAAATACAAAGACAGTGCCAATGCATTCAACTCTAAAGATAAATCAATGAGACAAAAACATCAATTAACCACACCTATTTGTAAACCAATAAATTAGCTTCTTAAAGCAAAAAAAATGCATAAATCACCAATACAGTCTTTAAAGGATTTTCTTTATTAGTTTGAAATCAAATAGAAGAGCTAAAAATTAAAGTGCCTGACATCAAAAACCGTTTTCCAGATGTTCCCTTCAAATATTTCTCATGATCTCTTGCCTCCAACCGTGTTGTAAAAATCTTCTTATAGATCAATCGAAAGGGACGGTAGGGTTTCGTTGTCCTTTCATAGCCCAAATTGTGGCGGTGAAGTCGATCCTCCAAATTGGCTGTCAGCCCTACATAAATATAATTCCTCTTTTCGCTCGATATCGCATAAACTGTATACATAACCCTAAAATACAAAAAGCCTCGCTTTCGCGAGGCTTTCGTACCAGGAGCGGGAATCGAACCCGCACGGCCTAATGGCCACAAGATTTTAAGTCTTGCGTGTCTACCAGTTCCACCATCCCGGCTTCTTCTAGTTTTCGTAGAAGTTACCTTTACTTGTTCCAAAGCTTTTTGTCAACCCTTACTTCAGAAACAAGAAAGCCCTTCTTTTAAGGGCCCTTGAGAGCGAAAGACGAGATTCGAACTCGCGACCCCGACCTTGGCAAGGTCGTGCTCTACCAGCTGAGCTACTTTCGCTTGTTATGAAATCTATGACTTTGACCGTGTTATCTCCGTCATTGTGAGTGCAAATGTACGCAGCTTTTTTTAAACTGCAATAGATGCCCAAAAAAAATTTCTCCTTTTCAAGCACCCAATACACTATTACACTGATTTTCAGGCAGATTTTTACTCC harbors:
- a CDS encoding GIY-YIG nuclease family protein, giving the protein MYTVYAISSEKRNYIYVGLTANLEDRLHRHNLGYERTTKPYRPFRLIYKKIFTTRLEARDHEKYLKGTSGKRFLMSGTLIFSSSI